A window from Drosophila yakuba strain Tai18E2 chromosome 3L, Prin_Dyak_Tai18E2_2.1, whole genome shotgun sequence encodes these proteins:
- the LOC6533156 gene encoding chymotrypsin-1 has product MILQLVLIVQLSLGFGQEIGSLRIMNGTAAKAKQFPYQAGLLCYFEGSLDEPNLCGGTILSNRWIVTAAHCLQDPKSNLSKVLVHVGNVTSLDDKEIVINRSHTIVHKQFDRKTVSNDIALIRLPKKLTFNKNIQPAKLPSAWKTYTGRKVIISGWGLTTTRKPSKVLQYIRAPIISNKECEKQWNKQLKSKSRKSVYSSFICIDSKKGLPCRGDSGGPMVLDDGSKTLVGIVSHGFDGECKLKVPDISTRVSSFVKWIKYNTGGLN; this is encoded by the exons ATGATTCTCCAGCTGGTGCTTATCGTGCAGCTCTCTCTGGGATTTGGCCAGGAGATTGGCTCCCTGCGAATCATGAATGGCACTGCAGCGAAGGCAAAGCAGTTTCCTTACCAAGCTGGACTACTCTGCTACTTCGAAGGATCCCTGGACGAGCCCAATTTGTGCGGAGGCACCATCCTCAGCAATCGTTGGATTGTAACCGCAGCCCATTGTCTGCAGGATCCGAAGTCAAATCT CTCAAAAGTGCTGGTCCACGTTGGTAATGTGACATCCTTGGATGACAAAGAAATCGTGATCAACCGAAGCCACACCATCGTCCACAAGCAATTCGATCGAAAGACCGTGTCGAACGATATAGCCCTGATCAGATTGCCCAAGAAACTAACTTTCAACAAGAATATACAGCCCGCCAAGTTGCCCAGCGCTTGGAAGACTTACACAGGTCGGAAAGTCATCATTTCGGGCTGGGGTCTGACCACCACGCGAAAGCCCAGTAAGGTGCTCCAGTACATCCGGGCGCCCATCATCTCGAACAAGGAGTGCGAGAAGCAGTGGAACAAACAGCTGAAAAGCAAATCCAGGAAGTCCGTGTACAGCTCCTTCATCTGCATCGATTCCAAGAAGGGTCTGCCATGTCGCGGCGACTCCGGAGGTCCGATGGTGCTGGACGATGGCAGCAAAACCCTGGTGGGCATTGTATCCCACGGATTTGATGGCGAGTGCAAGCTGAAGGTGCCCGACATTTCCACGCGCGTTTCCTCCTTCGTCAAGTGGATCAAATACAATACTGGTGGATTGAATTAG
- the LOC6533157 gene encoding galactose mutarotase produces MVNVTEDVFANGAVNPFTKSKDTIKRFTLTNGSGMSVQLITRGATITSIKTPDASGQIDDVTLGFDDLAGYQSERNPYFGATIGRVCNRIANGSFYLDGKLVEVSKNRENKFQLHGGFVGFDKAHWEVVEVRRDGVTLSHTNPDGHEGYPGKVTATASFTLSEDNCLHVLMTAVTDKTTPVNLTNHSYFNLAGHKSGANGLYEHTIEINAYGITETDQSSIPSGRITPVEGTGFDLRVSSNLGERLKALQPARGYDDNFCVTFTPPQPLAKVARATHPPSGRWLEVVSNQPGVQFYTSNFMPDVERGESPIPGKDGAAYAKHGAFCLETQKFPDSVNHSNFPSTILRPGESYRHEVIYKFGVSH; encoded by the coding sequence ATGGTTAACGTCACGGAGGACGTCTTCGCCAACGGAGCGGTGAATCCGTTCACCAAGTCAAAGGATACCATCAAGCGGTTCACCCTGACCAACGGATCAGGAATGTCCGTGCAGTTGATCACCCGTGGAGCCACCATAACCAGCATAAAGACGCCCGATGCCAGCGGTCAAATAGATGACGTGACCCTCGGATTCGATGATTTGGCGGGCTATCAGAGCGAGAGAAATCCGTATTTTGGAGCAACCATTGGACGGGTGTGCAACCGCATTGCCAATGGCAGTTTTTATCTGGACGGAAAGCTGGTGGAGGTGTCCAAGAACCGGGAGAACAAGTTCCAGCTGCACGGCGGCTTTGTGGGCTTCGATAAGGCGCACTGGGAAGTTGTGGAGGTGCGTCGTGATGGTGTTACCCTGTCCCACACCAATCCCGATGGACACGAGGGCTATCCCGGCAAAGTGACAGCCACGGCAAGCTTCACCCTCAGCGAGGATAACTGCCTTCATGTCCTGATGACTGCAGTGACGGATAAAACCACTCCCGTGAATCTCACAAATCACTCCTACTTCAACCTGGCTGGCCACAAATCTGGAGCCAACGGTCTCTACGAGCACACCATCGAGATCAATGCTTATGGCATTACTGAGACGGACCAGTCCTCGATTCCTAGCGGTCGGATCACACCCGTGGAGGGAACCGGATTTGATCTCCGTGTGTCCAGCAATCTGGGAGAACGCCTCAAGGCGCTGCAACCAGCTCGCGGCTACGATGACAACTTCTGTGTGACCTTCACTCCACCACAACCATTGGCCAAGGTGGCCCGAGCCACACATCCGCCCAGCGGTCGCTGGCTGGAGGTGGTCAGCAATCAGCCCGGAGTGCAGTTCTACACTTCCAACTTTATGCCGGATGTGGAACGCGGAGAATCACCCATTCCGGGCAAGGATGGAGCTGCCTATGCCAAGCATGGTGCCTTCTGCCTGGAGACCCAAAAGTTTCCCGACTCCGTGAACCACAGCAATTTTCCCTCGACCATTTTGCGACCTGGCGAAAGCTACCGGCATGAAGTCATCTACAAGTTCGGAGTTTCTCACTAA
- the LOC6533158 gene encoding transmembrane emp24 domain-containing protein B, translated as MQLTWQRDQLNLILPIAVICCCFLIDVTNAQEAQQPWYENLPAVAMDYKVHIDAGKEDCYHQYVKAGATFYVSFSVVRGGDGMAGFAVRNPAGEVVKPYQWQATADYTDQVSPGGYYSVCIDNQFSRFAGKLVNIYITVVKYDAWDKYAKEIEQLQLNMQNFTATIGTVERNINDMMGFQAHSRHRESRDYALLLDNNAYIQTFSISQIVVILITCSIQVFFVRKLFEVKSGSKSRI; from the exons ATGCAATTGACGTGGCAGAGAGATCAACTAAATCTAATACTTCCGATTGCTgtgatttgttgttgtttcctaATCGACGTAACCAACGCTCAGGAGGCCCAACAACCATGGTACGAGAATCTGCCAGCGGTGGCTATGGACTACAAG GTTCACATAGATGCTGGTAAGGAGGACTGCTACCATCAATACGTTAAGGCGGGAGCCACCTTCTACGTGTCCTTCAGT GTGGTGCGTGGAGGCGATGGAATGGCTGGATTCGCCGTCCGCAATCCTGCTGGTGAAGTGGTGAAACCCTACCAGTGGCAGGCAACTGCGGATTACACGGATCAGGTGTCGCCGGGTGGCTACTACTCCGTCTGCATCGACAACCAGTTCTCCCGATTCGCTGGCAAGCTGGTCAATATCTACATCACAGTGGTGAAGTACGATGCCTGGGACAAGTACGCCAAGGAGATCGAACAGCTGCAGCTGAACATGCAAAACTTCACC GCGACCATTGGCACTGTGGAGCGCAACATCAACGATATGATGGGCTTTCAAGCGCACAGCCGGCATCGCGAATCGCGTGACTATGCGTTGCTCCTGGACAACAATGCCTACATTCAAACCTTTTCGATTAGCCAAATTGTGGTCATATTGATCACGTGCTCTATACAG GTCTTCTTTGTGCGCAAACTTTTTGAAGTCAAATCGGGCTCCAAAAGTCGCATCTAA
- the LOC6533155 gene encoding protein SCAI isoform X3 — translation MVKMESTEEQDRKLVLEFCHLLEKSKQLFNGLRDLPQYGHRQWQAYFGRTFDVYTKLWKFQQQHRMVLDSKYGLKRWQIGEIASKIGQLYYHYYLRTSETNYLNEAYQFYAAIRGRAYYSRAAKEDRPDLMVKKLRYYARFIVVCLLLKKMKLVRELVTELEKQIQEYTNTYEPEDHLEWSLVLEEIKGFIKAEAAVAVLHADSNPIILSHRLSPLTTPPCERSPHMTLSLQEILIVGSACEQAKFSELTMDMFRMLQTLEREPTESTTNPLSMAHGLHGHDASPAASRIPPYGVPGSKGYMENGRAFRDNPHKYLLYKPSISQLLVFLASGSKELPLGGALLLYMSADGCFSTTKHPEDFGYELGGLATSVKRDSVDGGGLSCRGKSYKENHCLYPGDLYPFTRRPMFVVIDSDNSFVFQHIPRYFGQPLVVLMSPQDVPPAFQADVQHHGSLFTLFLHSPLTALCYICNVGDVPIHHWERCQTYVDRFITEASRLVTRCRIDEIEQGIGFIDSSYVQFFGDDFLRTLILRFVFCDVVLRLHRGFRGRHMRPRCEPQLPANELLEHPSLSHIIFQLASALDVRGHFSEGPECD, via the exons ATGGTGAAAATGGAATCGACGGAAGAACAGGATCGAAAGCTAGTTTTGGAGTTCTGCCACCTGCTAGAGAAGTCCAAGCAGCTCTTCAACGGGCTCAG GGATCTGCCTCAGTATGGCCATCGGCAGTGGCAAGCCTACTTCGGCCGCACCTTCGATGTCTACACCAAGTTGTGGAAgttccagcagcaacatcgcaTGGTACTGGACTCCAAGTATGGCCTGAAGCGCTGGCAGATCGGCGAAATAGCAAGCAAGATTGGCCAGCTTTATTATCACTATTA CTTAAGAACCAGCGAAACCAACTACCTGAACGAGGCGTATCAGTTCTATGCGGCAATTAGAGGTCGAGCGTACTACTCCCGGGCGGCCAAGGAGGATCGACCGGATCTGATGGTGAAAAAGCTGCGATACTATGCCCGGTTCATTGTGGTGTGCCTGCTGCTCAAGAAGATGAAGCTGGTGCGGGAGCTGGTCACCGagctggaaaaacaaatacagGAGTACACCAACAC CTACGAGCCGGAGGATCATCTGGAGTGGTCGCTGGTGCTGGAGGAGATCAAGGGCTTCATCAAGGCGGAGGCGGCGGTAGCCGTCCTGCACGCCGACTCCAATCCCATCATCCTGTCGCACAG GTTGTCGCCGCTGACGACGCCGCCCTGCGAGCGTTCGCCGCACATGACGCTCAGCCTGCAGGAGATCCTGATCGTGGGCTCCGCCTGCGAGCAGGCCAAGTTCTCGGAACTGACCATGGACATGTTCCGCATGCTGCAGACGCTGGAGCGTGAGCCCACGGAGTCCACCACGAATCCGCTGAGCATGGCCCACGGTCTGCACGGGCACGATGCGAGTCCGGCGGCCAGCCGAATACCGCCGTACGGAGTGCCGGGCTCCAAGGGCTACATGGAGAATGGGCGGGCCTTTCGTGACAATCCCCACAAGTATCTGCTGTACAAACCGTCGATCAGCCAGCTGCTGGTGTTCCTCGCCAGCGGCTCCAAGGAACTGCCGCTGGGCGGTGCCCTGCTCCTCTACATGTCCGCCGATGGCTGCTTCTCCACCACCAAACATCCCGAGGATT TTGGCTACGAGCTGGGCGGCCTGGCCACCAGCGTGAAACGGGACAGTGTGGATGGTGGCGGGCTGTCGTGCCGCGGAAAATCGTACAAGGAGAACCACTGCCTATATCCGGGTGATCTATATCCGTTCACACGCCGGCCCATGTTCGTTGTGATCGACTCGGACAACTCGTTTGTCTTTCAGCACATACCGCGCTACTTTGGCCAGCCGCTGGTGGTGCTCATGTCCCCGCAGGATGTGCCGCCCGCATTCCAGG CTGATGTGCAGCATCATGGCTCGCTGTTTACGTTGTTCCTGCACTCCCCGCTCACCGCCCTCTGCTACATCTGCAACGTTGGAGACGTGCCCATCCACCACTGGGAACGCTGCCAGACGTACGTGGATCGCTTCATCACGGAGGCCTCGCGCCTCGTCACCCGGTGTCGCATCGATGAGATCGAGCAGGGCATTGGATTCATAG ATTCCTCCTACGTGCAGTTCTTCGGCGACGACTTCCTGCGCACCCTCATCCTCCGCTTCGTCTTTTGTGATGTGGTGCTGCGACTGCACCGCGGATTCCGGGGGCGGCACATGAGACCGCGTTGTGAGCCGCAGCTGCCGGCGAACGAACTGCTGGAGCACCCCTCGCTGTCGCACATCATCTTTCAGCTGGCCTCGGCCCTGGATGTGCGTGGCCACTTCTCGGAGGGACCGGAGTGCGACTGA
- the LOC6533155 gene encoding protein SCAI isoform X1 — MVKMESTEEQDRKLVLEFCHLLEKSKQLFNGLRDLPQYGHRQWQAYFGRTFDVYTKLWKFQQQHRMVLDSKYGLKRWQIGEIASKIGQLYYHYYLRTSETNYLNEAYQFYAAIRGRAYYSRAAKEDRPDLMVKKLRYYARFIVVCLLLKKMKLVRELVTELEKQIQEYTNTYEPEDHLEWSLVLEEIKGFIKAEAAVAVLHADSNPIILSHSGSGSRLSPLTTPPCERSPHMTLSLQEILIVGSACEQAKFSELTMDMFRMLQTLEREPTESTTNPLSMAHGLHGHDASPAASRIPPYGVPGSKGYMENGRAFRDNPHKYLLYKPSISQLLVFLASGSKELPLGGALLLYMSADGCFSTTKHPEDFGYELGGLATSVKRDSVDGGGLSCRGKSYKENHCLYPGDLYPFTRRPMFVVIDSDNSFVFQHIPRYFGQPLVVLMSPQDVPPAFQADVQHHGSLFTLFLHSPLTALCYICNVGDVPIHHWERCQTYVDRFITEASRLVTRCRIDEIEQGIGFIDSSYVQFFGDDFLRTLILRFVFCDVVLRLHRGFRGRHMRPRCEPQLPANELLEHPSLSHIIFQLASALDVRGHFSEGPECD; from the exons ATGGTGAAAATGGAATCGACGGAAGAACAGGATCGAAAGCTAGTTTTGGAGTTCTGCCACCTGCTAGAGAAGTCCAAGCAGCTCTTCAACGGGCTCAG GGATCTGCCTCAGTATGGCCATCGGCAGTGGCAAGCCTACTTCGGCCGCACCTTCGATGTCTACACCAAGTTGTGGAAgttccagcagcaacatcgcaTGGTACTGGACTCCAAGTATGGCCTGAAGCGCTGGCAGATCGGCGAAATAGCAAGCAAGATTGGCCAGCTTTATTATCACTATTA CTTAAGAACCAGCGAAACCAACTACCTGAACGAGGCGTATCAGTTCTATGCGGCAATTAGAGGTCGAGCGTACTACTCCCGGGCGGCCAAGGAGGATCGACCGGATCTGATGGTGAAAAAGCTGCGATACTATGCCCGGTTCATTGTGGTGTGCCTGCTGCTCAAGAAGATGAAGCTGGTGCGGGAGCTGGTCACCGagctggaaaaacaaatacagGAGTACACCAACAC CTACGAGCCGGAGGATCATCTGGAGTGGTCGCTGGTGCTGGAGGAGATCAAGGGCTTCATCAAGGCGGAGGCGGCGGTAGCCGTCCTGCACGCCGACTCCAATCCCATCATCCTGTCGCACAG TGGTTCCGGTTCTAGGTTGTCGCCGCTGACGACGCCGCCCTGCGAGCGTTCGCCGCACATGACGCTCAGCCTGCAGGAGATCCTGATCGTGGGCTCCGCCTGCGAGCAGGCCAAGTTCTCGGAACTGACCATGGACATGTTCCGCATGCTGCAGACGCTGGAGCGTGAGCCCACGGAGTCCACCACGAATCCGCTGAGCATGGCCCACGGTCTGCACGGGCACGATGCGAGTCCGGCGGCCAGCCGAATACCGCCGTACGGAGTGCCGGGCTCCAAGGGCTACATGGAGAATGGGCGGGCCTTTCGTGACAATCCCCACAAGTATCTGCTGTACAAACCGTCGATCAGCCAGCTGCTGGTGTTCCTCGCCAGCGGCTCCAAGGAACTGCCGCTGGGCGGTGCCCTGCTCCTCTACATGTCCGCCGATGGCTGCTTCTCCACCACCAAACATCCCGAGGATT TTGGCTACGAGCTGGGCGGCCTGGCCACCAGCGTGAAACGGGACAGTGTGGATGGTGGCGGGCTGTCGTGCCGCGGAAAATCGTACAAGGAGAACCACTGCCTATATCCGGGTGATCTATATCCGTTCACACGCCGGCCCATGTTCGTTGTGATCGACTCGGACAACTCGTTTGTCTTTCAGCACATACCGCGCTACTTTGGCCAGCCGCTGGTGGTGCTCATGTCCCCGCAGGATGTGCCGCCCGCATTCCAGG CTGATGTGCAGCATCATGGCTCGCTGTTTACGTTGTTCCTGCACTCCCCGCTCACCGCCCTCTGCTACATCTGCAACGTTGGAGACGTGCCCATCCACCACTGGGAACGCTGCCAGACGTACGTGGATCGCTTCATCACGGAGGCCTCGCGCCTCGTCACCCGGTGTCGCATCGATGAGATCGAGCAGGGCATTGGATTCATAG ATTCCTCCTACGTGCAGTTCTTCGGCGACGACTTCCTGCGCACCCTCATCCTCCGCTTCGTCTTTTGTGATGTGGTGCTGCGACTGCACCGCGGATTCCGGGGGCGGCACATGAGACCGCGTTGTGAGCCGCAGCTGCCGGCGAACGAACTGCTGGAGCACCCCTCGCTGTCGCACATCATCTTTCAGCTGGCCTCGGCCCTGGATGTGCGTGGCCACTTCTCGGAGGGACCGGAGTGCGACTGA
- the LOC6533155 gene encoding protein SCAI isoform X2: MVKMESTEEQDRKLVLEFCHLLEKSKQLFNGLRDLPQYGHRQWQAYFGRTFDVYTKLWKFQQQHRMVLDSKYGLKRWQIGEIASKIGQLYYHYYLRTSETNYLNEAYQFYAAIRGRAYYSRAAKEDRPDLMVKKLRYYARFIVVCLLLKKMKLVRELVTELEKQIQEFPRSYEPEDHLEWSLVLEEIKGFIKAEAAVAVLHADSNPIILSHSGSGSRLSPLTTPPCERSPHMTLSLQEILIVGSACEQAKFSELTMDMFRMLQTLEREPTESTTNPLSMAHGLHGHDASPAASRIPPYGVPGSKGYMENGRAFRDNPHKYLLYKPSISQLLVFLASGSKELPLGGALLLYMSADGCFSTTKHPEDFGYELGGLATSVKRDSVDGGGLSCRGKSYKENHCLYPGDLYPFTRRPMFVVIDSDNSFVFQHIPRYFGQPLVVLMSPQDVPPAFQADVQHHGSLFTLFLHSPLTALCYICNVGDVPIHHWERCQTYVDRFITEASRLVTRCRIDEIEQGIGFIDSSYVQFFGDDFLRTLILRFVFCDVVLRLHRGFRGRHMRPRCEPQLPANELLEHPSLSHIIFQLASALDVRGHFSEGPECD, encoded by the exons ATGGTGAAAATGGAATCGACGGAAGAACAGGATCGAAAGCTAGTTTTGGAGTTCTGCCACCTGCTAGAGAAGTCCAAGCAGCTCTTCAACGGGCTCAG GGATCTGCCTCAGTATGGCCATCGGCAGTGGCAAGCCTACTTCGGCCGCACCTTCGATGTCTACACCAAGTTGTGGAAgttccagcagcaacatcgcaTGGTACTGGACTCCAAGTATGGCCTGAAGCGCTGGCAGATCGGCGAAATAGCAAGCAAGATTGGCCAGCTTTATTATCACTATTA CTTAAGAACCAGCGAAACCAACTACCTGAACGAGGCGTATCAGTTCTATGCGGCAATTAGAGGTCGAGCGTACTACTCCCGGGCGGCCAAGGAGGATCGACCGGATCTGATGGTGAAAAAGCTGCGATACTATGCCCGGTTCATTGTGGTGTGCCTGCTGCTCAAGAAGATGAAGCTGGTGCGGGAGCTGGTCACCGagctggaaaaacaaatacagGA ATTTCCCCGCAGCTACGAGCCGGAGGATCATCTGGAGTGGTCGCTGGTGCTGGAGGAGATCAAGGGCTTCATCAAGGCGGAGGCGGCGGTAGCCGTCCTGCACGCCGACTCCAATCCCATCATCCTGTCGCACAG TGGTTCCGGTTCTAGGTTGTCGCCGCTGACGACGCCGCCCTGCGAGCGTTCGCCGCACATGACGCTCAGCCTGCAGGAGATCCTGATCGTGGGCTCCGCCTGCGAGCAGGCCAAGTTCTCGGAACTGACCATGGACATGTTCCGCATGCTGCAGACGCTGGAGCGTGAGCCCACGGAGTCCACCACGAATCCGCTGAGCATGGCCCACGGTCTGCACGGGCACGATGCGAGTCCGGCGGCCAGCCGAATACCGCCGTACGGAGTGCCGGGCTCCAAGGGCTACATGGAGAATGGGCGGGCCTTTCGTGACAATCCCCACAAGTATCTGCTGTACAAACCGTCGATCAGCCAGCTGCTGGTGTTCCTCGCCAGCGGCTCCAAGGAACTGCCGCTGGGCGGTGCCCTGCTCCTCTACATGTCCGCCGATGGCTGCTTCTCCACCACCAAACATCCCGAGGATT TTGGCTACGAGCTGGGCGGCCTGGCCACCAGCGTGAAACGGGACAGTGTGGATGGTGGCGGGCTGTCGTGCCGCGGAAAATCGTACAAGGAGAACCACTGCCTATATCCGGGTGATCTATATCCGTTCACACGCCGGCCCATGTTCGTTGTGATCGACTCGGACAACTCGTTTGTCTTTCAGCACATACCGCGCTACTTTGGCCAGCCGCTGGTGGTGCTCATGTCCCCGCAGGATGTGCCGCCCGCATTCCAGG CTGATGTGCAGCATCATGGCTCGCTGTTTACGTTGTTCCTGCACTCCCCGCTCACCGCCCTCTGCTACATCTGCAACGTTGGAGACGTGCCCATCCACCACTGGGAACGCTGCCAGACGTACGTGGATCGCTTCATCACGGAGGCCTCGCGCCTCGTCACCCGGTGTCGCATCGATGAGATCGAGCAGGGCATTGGATTCATAG ATTCCTCCTACGTGCAGTTCTTCGGCGACGACTTCCTGCGCACCCTCATCCTCCGCTTCGTCTTTTGTGATGTGGTGCTGCGACTGCACCGCGGATTCCGGGGGCGGCACATGAGACCGCGTTGTGAGCCGCAGCTGCCGGCGAACGAACTGCTGGAGCACCCCTCGCTGTCGCACATCATCTTTCAGCTGGCCTCGGCCCTGGATGTGCGTGGCCACTTCTCGGAGGGACCGGAGTGCGACTGA